Proteins encoded by one window of Rhodamnia argentea isolate NSW1041297 chromosome 6, ASM2092103v1, whole genome shotgun sequence:
- the LOC115728748 gene encoding CAX-interacting protein 4 — protein MDCKKFIQLVEEKKKRALEKKEAPLKWEQKLEAAAKAKADAEAKERKLKAAKHRRRSVSASDSGTDSDSNAKEQKKRRRFHKKHGKRAYSVSSDDEKKKEKKSRRKQRRGSSGTSDDSSDEYDSEFEEERRKKRSHKRHRHHDSRSDSTADSSSEDSDDERIRRRRRQARHHRNNRKVKSSGPDDSSNGDDTAVRKRSYRKHHKRQQYSESSDSGSSSDVEDGEIRRKRHSKHHKHHKRSRSQDLDPLDSDDNGRGRRSRSLGKSSDDNQDEASNRSKHKKCEHHKHGKHHKQRPDHCNGITLESEAPAEATAELMDKPTAKDVCHDARE, from the coding sequence ATGGACTGCAAGAAGTTCATTCAGTTGgttgaggagaagaagaagagagctcTGGAGAAGAAGGAAGCGCCTTTGAAATGGGAGCAGAAGCTTGAAGCTGCTGCCAAGGCAAAGGCTGATGCTGAAGCTAAAGAGAGGAAGTTGAAGGCTGCAAAACACAGAAGGAGATCTGTGTCAGCCTCTGACAGTGGTACTGACAGTGATTCCAATGCTAAGGAGCAGAAAAAGAGGAGACGATTTCACAAGAAACATGGGAAGCGTGCCTACTCTGTCTCCAGTGATgacgagaagaagaaggaaaagaagtcAAGGCGCAAACAAAGGAGAGGATCTTCGGGTACTAGCGACGATAGCAGTGATGAGTATGATAGTGAgtttgaagaagagaggagaaagaagCGAAGTCATAAGAGGCACAGGCATCATGACTCGAGATCAGATTCTACTGCTGACTCTTCAAGTGAAGACAGTGATGATGAGAGGATTCGGAGGAGAAGAAGACAGGCAAGGCATCATAGAAACAATAGGAAGGTGAAATCAAGTGGTCCAGATGATTCAAGCAATGGGGATGATACCGCCGTTAGGAAGAGGAGTTATAGAAAGCATCACAAGAGGCAGCAGTACTCGGAGTCCAGTGATTCAGGTTCTTCAAGTGATGTCGAAGATGGCGAAATAAGAAGGAAGAGGCATTCCAAGCACCATAAGCATCACAAACGGTCGCGCAGCCAGGACTTGGACCCATTGGATTCTGATGACAATGGACGCGGTCGAAGGAGTCGATCTTTGGGCAAGTCGTCGGATGACAACCAGGACGAAGCCAGTAATCGTTCAAAGCACAAGAAGTGTGAGCATCATAAGCATGGTAAGCATCACAAACAGCGGCCTGATCACTGCAATGGCATTACTCTCGAGTCTGAGGCTCCTGCAGAAGCTACTGCGGAATTGATGGACAAACCGACTGCAAAAGATGTTTGTCATGATGCCCGAGAATGA
- the LOC115728675 gene encoding vacuolar-sorting protein BRO1, with product MAALPSSSSSSPSSTTNIMLAIFEKKTASVDLYRPLRSYIAFNYSEREAQNLEDDLQTLKDLRSDLENPAKQPSPTARRDVLQSYFRALCVVETRFPISPDKDHVNAVTFTWHDAFKQKQKASQQNIHLEKAAVLFNLGAVYSQIGLSYDRSTVEGRRQAVQAFIGAAGAFAYLRDNAATKASMGSSTTVDVSVECAGMLERLMLAQAQECVFENTIAKGSTPGVCAKISRQVGLYYEEALAALNVAPLNQHFDRGWISHVQLKAALFYAEACYRYGLELHEKEEVAEEIARLRSGVSTLTEAKKSTKGAPAQLLDAMNKLEANINRNLDRAVKENDRVYLMRVPSPSSLPPLPSFPMVKPMPMNEVLDASKEKMFASLVPDSSAKALSRYTEMVDDIIRTQAEKLQQGSELTRVRLKDMDLPDSILALEGHFTLPADLKDDVEAVQISGGPAGLEAELQQLRDLRRVNQELLVQTEELLQKEAREDAQFRGQFGTRWTRPQSSTLTKNLQDRLNRFAGNLKQAAESDARIERSVKDHSALMSILDCRPIESALPSLARPIMSLDANEDAIVGALKLSLRQLETLGAQRAGLEDMLKEMKRKDDILPKLMASTGSQEDLFRKEISKYDPICEDIAQNIEAQEQLLLQIQAQNDQFSSIFNLEDYKASREKCYKQIQAAIAKYREIKENINEGLKFYVTLQDAITNVKQQCSDFVMTRNIQCREMIEDVQRNMAGLSFQDKNAGGYNSSYPGVGHQPQRSNSTDPQTVSHPPPHSQTPPYQPTEQTSMTGYGYHPPSYGSAPQPPPPYQVPAPHGAPYPPHQQQQQQPPPVSHEYGQPAYPGWRGPYYNAHAQQHGSLPRPPYTVQPPYPPSHQSGYYRPQ from the exons ATGGCAGCTCtgccgtcctcctcctcctcctctccgtCCTCCACCACCAACATCATGCTCGCCATCTTCGAGAAGAAGACCGCCTCCGTCGACCTCTACCGCCCCCTCCGCTCCTACATCGCCTTCAATTACTCCGAGCGCGAGGCCCAGAACCTGGAGGACGACCTTCAGACCCTCAAGGACCTCCGCTCCGACCTCGAGAACCCCGCCAAGCAGCCCTCCCCCACCGCCCGCCGCGACGTCCTCCAGTCCTACTTCCGCGCCCTCTGTGTCGTCGAGACCCGCTTCCCGATCTCCCCCGACAAGGACCACGTCAACGCCGTCACCTTCACCTGGCACGACGCCTTCAAGCAGAAGCAGAAGGCCTCCCAGCAGAACATCCACCTCGAGAAGGCCGCTGTCCTGTTCAATCTGGGCGCCGTGTACAGCCAGATCGGGCTGAGCTACGATCGGTCCACGGTCGAGGGGCGTCGGCAGGCGGTCCAGGCGTTCATCGGCGCTGCGGGGGCGTTCGCTTACCTGCGGGACAACGCGGCCACCAAGGCCTCGATGGGCAGCTCGACCACGGTGGATGTGTCGGTGGAGTGCGCGGGGATGCTGGAGAGGCTGATGCTCGCCCAGGCGCAGGAGTGCGTGTTTGAGAACACAATTGCCAAGGGGAGCACCCCGGGAGTGTGCGCGAAGATCTCTCGGCAG GTCGGATTGTACTATGAAGAAGCATTGGCAGCTCTGAATGTTGCCCCTTTGAACCAACATTTTGACAGGGGCTGGATATCCCATGTGCAGCTGAAGGCAGCTTTGTTCTATGCAGAAGCATGCTATAGATATGGTTTAGAACTGCATGAGAAAGAAGAGGTTGCCGAGGAGATTGCTAGGCTGAGGAGTGGGGTTAGTACTTTAACAGAGGccaaaaaatcaacaaaaggtGCACCAGCTCAGCTTTTGGATGCAATGAACAAATTGGAGGCAAACATTAATAGGAACCTGGACAGGGCCGTCAAGGAAAATGACAGAGTTTACCTTATGAGGGTTCCTTCGCCTAGTTCCTTGCCACCCCTTCCATCATTCCCTATGGTCAAGCCAATGCCGATGAATGAGGTTTTAGATGCCAGCAAGGAGAAGATGTTTGCAAGTCTTGTCCCTGATAGCAGTGCAAAAGCACTTTCTAGGTACACTGAAATGGTTGATGATATTATTCGAACTCAAGCTGAAAAGTTGCAGCAAGGAAGTGAACTTACCCGTGTGAGGCTCAAGGATATGGACCTACCAGATTCTATACTAGCTCTAGAGGGGCACTTCACTCTTCCAGCAGATCTCAAAGATGATGTGGAGGCAGTGCAGATCAGTGGGGGTCCAGCTGGTCTTGAAGCTGAATTACAGCAGCTTCGGGATCTGAGGCGAGTGAATCAAGAGCTTCTGGTTCAAACCGAAGAGCTTCTGCAAAAAGAAGCAAGAGAGGATGCCCAATTTAGGGGCCAATTTGGAACACGTTGGACCAGGCCTCAGTCCAGCACTCTGACAAAGAATTTGCAAGATCGGTTGAACAGATTTGCTGGTAATCTGAAGCAAGCAGCAGAAAGCGATGCCCGTATTGAGCGTTCAGTGAAAGATCATTCAGCACTCATGTCAATTCTTGATTGTCGACCG aTTGAATCAGCTCTCCCAAGTTTGGCTCGCCCGATAATGTCTTTGGATGCTAATGAAGATGCTATTGTGGGGGCCCTAAAGCTGAGCTTG AGACAATTGGAAACCCTTGGTGCACAGAGAGCAGGGCTTGAAGACATGCTCAAGGAGATGAAAAGGAAG GATGATATACTGCCAAAGTTAATGGCATCAACCGGCTCTCAGGAAGACCTCTTTAGGAAGGAGATATCAAAGTATGATCCTATTTGTGAAGACATTGCCCAAAACATTGAGGCGCAAGAGCAATTATTGTTGCAAATCCAG gctcaaaatgatcaattttcttccattttcaacCTTGAAGATTACAAAG CATCGCGCGAGAAATGTTATAAGCAAATTCAAGCTGCCATAGCTAAATATCGAGAAATCAAGGAGAATATCAATGAGGGGTTGAAGTTCTATGTCACTCTTCAG GATGCCATTACAAACGTGAAGCAGCAGTGCAGTGATTTTGTGATGACAAGAAACATCCAGTGCCGTGAAATGATTGAGGACGTACAAAGAAATATGGCCGGTCTGAGTTTCCAGGATAAAAATGCTGGTGGATATAACAGCAGCTATCCTGGAGTTGGACACCAGCCTCAAAGATCCAATTCAACAGATCCTCAAACTGTgtctcatcctcctcctcattcACAAACTCCTCCTTATCAGCCTACCGAGCAGACTTCCATGACTGGCTATGGCTACCATCCTCCGTCATATGGCTCGGCTCCTCAGCCGCCACCGCCTTACCAGGTTCCAGCTCCACATGGTGCCCCTTACCCTCCTcatcaacagcaacagcaacagcctCCTCCGGTCAGCCACGAGTATGGCCAACCTGCATATCCTGGGTGGCGTGGGCCATACTACAATGCCCATGCTCAGCAGCATGGCTCTCTTCCAAGGCCTCCGTACACTGTTCAGCCTCCATACCCGCCATCTCACCAGAGTGGCTACTACAGGCCACAATAG
- the LOC115756056 gene encoding uncharacterized protein LOC115756056 — translation MGNYISCAFITPPSMKSSRVARVIFPGGEIKQFREPVNAAELMLECPSHFLASSRSLHVGRRFSALGADEELELGDVYIMFPMRRVNSVVAAGDMAVMLMAASSGPKRISGAKVVRVSPEGAGAGAAAEAKAEDETRPRLEEVEGFPLAEYSHRLAVCRSRRPLLETIKEEAVLSR, via the coding sequence ATGGGGAATTACATCTCGTGCGCGTTCATCACGCCGCCGTCGATGAAGAGCTCGAGGGTCGCGAGGGTCATCTTCCCTGGCGGGGAGATCAAGCAGTTCCGCGAGCCGGTCAACGCGGCCGAGCTCATGCTGGAGTGCCCGAGCCACTTCCTGGCGAGCTCCCGGTCCCTGCACGTCGGGCGGCGGTTCTCCGCGCTCGGCGCGGACGAGGAGCTGGAGCTCGGGGACGTCTACATCATGTTCCCCATGAGGAGGGTGAACTCCGTGGTCGCGGCCGGCGACATGGCCGTGATGCTCATGGCCGCGAGCTCGGGCCCGAAGAGGATATCGGGGGCTAAGGTGGTCCGGGTGTCGCCCGAgggagccggagccggagccgcCGCCGAGGCAAAGGCAGAGGACGAGACGAGGCCGAGGCTAGAAGAAGTCGAGGGGTTTCCCTTGGCGGAGTACAGCCATAGGCTGGCCGTGTGCAGGTCGAGGAGGCCATTGCTGGAGACCATCAAGGAGGAGGCTGTTCTTTCAAGGTGA
- the LOC115756045 gene encoding probable H/ACA ribonucleoprotein complex subunit 1: MDGAKKGGGGGGEKCSGGVVGGATGAGGGGGAAKGGGGSSGGTMVAPGSGGAAHISRAEFEKNPQGYFAELHESDCKTDGRLCVLLDYERNESKDSSSASPHLFLDDAIIKFHRRSQLASHHPSEGNMGGKGGSGGGGKGGGGGGGGKGGSGSGGGARGGGCGGGAAKGGGSSGAGMMIAPGSGGSAHISRDSFESNPQGYFSGLHESSKGNK, from the exons ATGGACGGCGCTAAGAAGGGCGGCGGTGGAGGGGGCGAGAAGTGCAGTGGTGGCGTCGTAGGAGGAGCAACAGGTgcaggtggtggtggtggggcagCGAAAGGAGGTGGCGGCAGCAGCGGTGGAACAATGGTTGCGCCAGGAAGCGGGGGTGCGGCCCATATTTCGAGGGCAGAGTTTGAGAAAAACCCGCAGGGTTACTTTGCTGAGCTCCATGAGA GTGACTGTAAGACGGACGGCCGCCTATGCGTG CTGCTGGATTATGAACGAAATGAATCAAAAGACTCATCTTCTGCATCACCGCATCTGTTCTTGGACGACGCCATCATCAA ATTCCACAGAAGATCCCAACTAGCTAGTCATCACCCATCAGAAGGAAACATGGGCGGCAAGGGAGGCAGTGGCGGAGGCGGGAAGGGCGGCGGGGGAGGTGGCGGTGGAAAGGGAGGAAGTGGTAGCGGGGGAGGAGCAAGAGGTGGAGGATGTGGCGGCGGGGCTGCAAAAGGAGGCGGCAGTAGCGGAGCAGGCATGATGATTGCCCCGGGATCTGGTGGTTCGGCGCATATCTCCAGGGATTCGTTCGAGAGTAACCCACAGGGTTACTTTTCTGGGCTCCATGAGAGCTCCAAGGGGAACAAATGA
- the LOC115726206 gene encoding probable S-adenosylmethionine-dependent methyltransferase At5g37990, giving the protein MEDDRTISISESVAMNGGNGPYSYAQNSSYQKGIAVAAMVMIKEALPTTLDLNHLSSSSPNPVIRIADFGCSTGLTSVQAIETIIQCLLDLINPIEQPQFRALEFQAIFNDLPTNDFSMLFANLPEKWRYYAMAVPGTFHGRLLPTASLHLAFSSCALHWLSQAPPQTLDKSSCAWNGDRICYASSPAGVVGAYSAQFERDMEAFLSARAEEMVSEGLIFMVMSGEPDLVHESQTTIGSELELLGSCLVDMAKTGILSNAKVESFNLPLYFPSEKELKQVIGRNRFFDIERIQTLSHPKMHAAFSTPDSRSLCLRAAFEGLLLHHFGDELIIDDLFHRYSLKVAKSPFFLKPESHETITFFVVLKRKMYEENMQ; this is encoded by the exons atggaggaTGACAGGACGATTAGCATCTCTGAATCAGTGGCCATGAACGGAGGGAACGGACCTTATAGCTACGCTCAGAACTCTTCCTATCAG AAAGGAATCGCGGTAGCGGCCATGGTTATGATCAAGGAAGCTTTACCCACAACCCTTGATCTCAATCACCTCTCTTCATCCTCTCCAAACCCCGTCATCAGAATAGCAGACTTTGGTTGCTCCACAGGACTCACATCCGTCCAAGCCATCGAAACCATAATACAATGCCTCTTAGACCTCATCAATCCCATCGAACAACCTCAATTTCGTGCCCTCGAGTTCCAAGCCATCTTCAACGACCTCCCCACCAATGACTTCAGCATGCTTTTCGCCAACCTCCCCGAGAAGTGGCGGTACTATGCCATGGCGGTCCCGGGGACGTTCCATGGCCGTCTCCTCCCGACCGCATCCCTACACTTAGCATTCTCGTCCTGCGCGCTCCACTGGCTATCCCAGGCTCCGCCGCAGACATTGGACAAGTCTTCCTGTGCTTGGAACGGAGACAGAATTTGCTACGCAAGCTCCCCTGCGGGGGTCGTAGGGGCTTACTCTGCTCAATTTGAGAGAGACATGGAGGCGTTTCTCAGCGCGAGAGCGGAGGAGATGGTCAGTGAAGGGTTGATATTTATGGTCATGTCTGGTGAGCCGGATTTGGTTCATGAATCGCAGACCACCATAGGGTCGGAATTGGAGCTGCTGGGTTCTTGCCTTGTGGACATGGCCAAAACG GGAATATTAAGCAATGCCAAAGTAGAGAGCTTCAACTTGCCATTGTATTTCCCATCGGAGAAGGAGCTGAAACAAGTGATCGGTCGAAACAGATTCTTCGACATCGAGAGGATTCAGACCCTAAGCCACCCCAAAATGCACGCCGCTTTTTCCACCCCGGATTCGCGCTCTCTCTGCTTAAGAGCTGCATTCGAGGGGTTATTGCTCCATCATTTCGGCGATGAACTGATCATCGACGACTTGTTCCACCGGTACTCGCTCAAAGTGGCGAAATCTCCCTTTTTCCTGAAGCCAGAAAGTCATGAAACCATCACATTCTTCGTGGTCCTCAAGCGTAAAATGTACGAAGAGAATATGCAGTGA